From Kineosporia succinea, the proteins below share one genomic window:
- a CDS encoding hemolysin family protein gives MAGLIVLALVLTVVAGLAAASESALSRIGRSHAADLNHQGRRGAAAVVRVADEPAPVLSVATLVRVSAEVGAVVAVTFATVRTIGLHWTSGLVAGLIMAAASFVMVGVGPRTLGRQYADDVALVAAGPLLALTTVLAPLTRLLVLIGNAVTPGSGLRDGPFASEAELRQFVDIAQESQLIELGEQKMIHSVIDLGDTLTREVMVPRTDVVSVDHDANLHDAMSLFLRSGFSRVPVVGGGLDDPVGILYLKDVARRMHEQPGAGLVQRVESVMRRPVFVPDSKPADALLREMQHAGHAAIVVDEYGGTAGLVTIEDILEEIVGEIADEYDQAEAQVESLPDGRRRVSARMHLDELGDLFGTEIEDEEVDTVGGLLSKGLGRVPIAGSTTSVQGLLLTADTFEGRRHSLATVLVSRDESPDQHDYEHAGAQSAAEGSDVR, from the coding sequence ATGGCCGGCCTGATCGTCCTGGCGCTCGTCCTCACCGTCGTCGCCGGCCTCGCCGCGGCGTCGGAGTCGGCGCTGTCGCGCATCGGCCGCTCGCACGCCGCCGACCTGAACCACCAGGGGCGCCGCGGCGCCGCGGCCGTGGTGCGGGTGGCCGACGAGCCCGCGCCGGTGCTGAGCGTCGCCACCCTGGTCCGGGTCAGCGCCGAGGTCGGGGCGGTCGTCGCCGTGACCTTCGCCACCGTGCGCACGATCGGCCTGCACTGGACCTCCGGCCTGGTGGCCGGCCTGATCATGGCCGCGGCGTCGTTCGTCATGGTCGGCGTCGGCCCGCGCACCCTGGGCCGGCAGTACGCCGACGACGTGGCGCTGGTCGCGGCCGGCCCGCTGCTGGCGCTGACCACGGTGCTGGCCCCGCTCACCCGCCTGCTGGTGCTGATCGGCAACGCGGTCACCCCCGGGAGCGGCCTGCGCGACGGCCCGTTCGCCTCCGAGGCCGAGCTGCGGCAGTTCGTCGACATCGCCCAGGAGAGCCAGCTGATCGAGCTGGGCGAGCAGAAGATGATCCACTCGGTCATCGACCTCGGCGACACCCTGACCCGTGAGGTGATGGTGCCGCGCACCGACGTGGTGAGCGTCGATCACGACGCCAACCTCCACGACGCGATGTCCCTCTTCCTGCGCTCGGGTTTCTCCCGGGTGCCGGTGGTCGGGGGCGGCCTCGACGACCCGGTCGGCATCCTCTACCTGAAAGACGTGGCGCGGCGCATGCACGAGCAGCCCGGCGCCGGTCTGGTCCAGCGGGTCGAATCGGTCATGCGCAGGCCGGTGTTCGTGCCCGACAGCAAACCGGCCGACGCCCTGCTGCGCGAGATGCAGCACGCCGGGCACGCCGCGATCGTGGTCGACGAGTACGGCGGCACCGCCGGCCTGGTCACCATCGAAGACATCCTGGAGGAGATCGTCGGCGAGATCGCCGACGAGTACGACCAGGCCGAGGCCCAGGTGGAGAGCCTGCCCGACGGCCGCCGCCGGGTCAGCGCCCGCATGCACCTCGACGAGCTCGGAGACCTGTTCGGCACCGAGATAGAAGACGAAGAGGTCGACACCGTCGGCGGTCTGCTGTCCAAGGGCCTGGGCCGGGTGCCGATCGCCGGCTCCACCACGTCGGTGCAGGGGCTGCTGCTCACCGCCGACACCTTCGAGGGCCGGCGCCACAGCCTGGCCACCGTGCTGGTCAGCCGCGACGAGTCGCCCGACCAGCACGACTACGAGCACGCCGGGGCCCAGTCCGCGGCAGAAGGAAGTGACGTCCGGTGA
- a CDS encoding MFS transporter: MWLGTLLSSIGSQLTTVAVGLQVYDLTGSTFSVGLVGLFSLGPLIVFGLYGGALVDRFDRRRVIITSSGGLFGIAVAFTAQALAGLENVWLMYVLVAVQSGFFAVNSPARMAILPRLLPPEMLPAANALSGLAGSVGMTMGPLLAGFWVAWFGFGGTYLTEVLLLGIALTTLVALPAMPPLGEIRRSGLASVLEGLNYLRTRPNVRMTFIVDLIAMIFAMPRVLFPALGAVVIGGGATTAGILGAGIAVGALLAGVFSGPVSRVRRQGLAVLTAITAWGASIVLFGVVVGLAGRTSEDASAHWLLWPAFVMLVFSGMADSVSAVFRSTILQTATPDHMRGRLQGVFIVVVAGGPRLGDLVVGSAADLTDESIAAIAGGLTCIVLVVLLGILQPRFRNYDARHPQA; this comes from the coding sequence ATGTGGCTGGGCACCCTGCTCAGCTCGATCGGCTCCCAGCTCACCACGGTCGCCGTGGGGCTGCAGGTCTACGACCTGACCGGCTCCACGTTCAGCGTGGGGCTGGTCGGCCTGTTCTCCCTCGGCCCGCTGATCGTGTTCGGCCTGTACGGCGGCGCGCTCGTCGACCGGTTCGACCGGCGTCGCGTCATCATCACCAGTTCCGGCGGCCTGTTCGGGATCGCCGTCGCCTTCACCGCGCAGGCCCTGGCCGGCCTGGAGAACGTCTGGCTGATGTACGTTCTCGTCGCCGTGCAGAGTGGCTTCTTCGCGGTGAACTCACCGGCCCGGATGGCGATCCTGCCGCGGTTGCTGCCTCCGGAGATGCTGCCGGCCGCGAACGCCCTGTCCGGTCTCGCGGGCAGCGTCGGCATGACGATGGGCCCGCTGCTGGCCGGGTTCTGGGTGGCCTGGTTCGGTTTCGGCGGCACCTACCTCACCGAGGTGCTGCTGCTCGGCATCGCGCTGACCACCCTGGTCGCGCTGCCGGCGATGCCGCCGCTGGGAGAGATCCGGCGCTCCGGGCTGGCCTCGGTGCTGGAGGGCCTGAACTACCTGCGCACCCGGCCGAACGTGCGCATGACGTTCATCGTCGACCTGATCGCGATGATCTTCGCGATGCCCCGGGTGCTGTTCCCGGCGCTGGGGGCCGTGGTGATCGGCGGCGGGGCCACCACGGCGGGCATTCTCGGCGCCGGCATCGCCGTCGGCGCGTTGCTGGCCGGGGTGTTCTCCGGGCCCGTCAGCCGGGTGCGGCGTCAGGGCCTCGCGGTGCTCACCGCGATCACGGCCTGGGGCGCGAGCATCGTGTTGTTCGGTGTGGTGGTCGGGCTCGCGGGTCGCACGAGTGAGGACGCGTCGGCGCACTGGCTTCTGTGGCCCGCCTTCGTGATGCTCGTCTTCTCGGGCATGGCCGACTCGGTCAGCGCGGTCTTCCGCAGCACGATCCTGCAGACGGCCACTCCCGACCACATGCGCGGACGCCTCCAGGGCGTCTTCATCGTGGTGGTCGCGGGCGGCCCGCGCCTGGGCGACCTGGTGGTCGGCTCGGCCGCCGACCTCACCGACGAGAGCATCGCCGCGATCGCCGGTGGTCTCACCTGCATCGTGCTGGTGGTGCTGCTGGGGATCCTGCAACCGCGGTTCAGGAACTACGACGCACGGCATCCGCAGGCCTGA
- the era gene encoding GTPase Era encodes MTTTHRSGFACLVGRPNAGKSTLTNALVGEKIAITSSRPQTTRHTIRGIVHRPDAQLVLVDTPGLHKPRTLLGERLNNLVRETLLEVEVVGFCLPADEKIGPGDKFIAAELKELRRTPIVAIVTKADKVRPERLAEHLLEVQELMESADIIPVSAVDGFQVEALVDVLMGHLPEGPRMYPDDELTDEPENVMIAELVREAALEGVRDELPHSLAVVVDEVSEREGRPENSQLLDVFVLLYVERDSQKAIVIGKGGSRLREVGTNARKEIEALLGTRIHLDIRVKVAKDWQRDPKQMQRLGF; translated from the coding sequence GTGACCACCACGCATCGTTCCGGTTTCGCCTGCCTCGTCGGGCGGCCCAACGCCGGCAAGTCCACCCTGACGAACGCCCTGGTCGGCGAGAAGATCGCGATCACGTCGAGCCGTCCGCAGACCACCCGGCACACCATCCGCGGCATCGTGCACCGGCCCGACGCCCAGCTCGTGCTGGTCGACACCCCGGGTCTGCACAAGCCGCGCACGCTGCTCGGCGAGCGCCTCAACAACCTGGTGCGCGAGACCCTGCTCGAGGTCGAGGTGGTCGGTTTCTGCCTGCCCGCCGACGAGAAGATCGGCCCGGGTGACAAGTTCATCGCCGCCGAGCTGAAAGAGCTGCGGCGCACGCCGATCGTGGCGATCGTGACCAAGGCCGACAAGGTCAGGCCCGAGCGTCTGGCCGAGCACCTGCTCGAGGTGCAGGAGCTGATGGAGTCGGCCGACATCATCCCGGTCTCCGCCGTCGACGGCTTCCAGGTCGAGGCGCTGGTCGACGTGCTGATGGGGCACCTGCCCGAGGGCCCGCGGATGTACCCTGACGACGAGCTCACCGACGAGCCCGAGAACGTGATGATCGCCGAGCTGGTGCGCGAGGCCGCCCTCGAGGGGGTGCGCGACGAGCTGCCGCACTCTCTCGCCGTCGTCGTCGACGAGGTGAGCGAGCGCGAGGGCCGGCCCGAGAACAGCCAGCTGCTCGATGTCTTCGTACTGCTGTACGTGGAGCGCGACAGCCAGAAGGCGATCGTCATCGGCAAGGGAGGCAGCCGCCTGCGCGAGGTCGGTACCAACGCCCGCAAGGAGATCGAGGCCCTGCTGGGCACCCGGATCCATCTGGACATCCGGGTCAAGGTGGCCAAGGACTGGCAGCGCGATCCGAAACAGATGCAACGACTGGGTTTCTGA
- a CDS encoding VanZ family protein — MEGYWFYSALFFLGDFGSQLVLDLVVAGIALVCAFLVRRRQAWFGLTPWAVCLTVGSLAVIAISTLSPRTGDITPGRLQLEPLATLRVYRYHPADLLMFVGGNVLMFVPLGLFLYLAVRRSVLLCAVATTLVSVGVEVLQLGIWTRSTDIDDVITNGFGGLLGVLLGAVLVRFGTRDASGHPERSGHPRLRPADAVRRSS; from the coding sequence GTGGAGGGTTACTGGTTCTACAGCGCGTTGTTCTTTCTCGGTGACTTCGGGTCCCAGCTGGTGCTGGACCTGGTCGTGGCCGGGATCGCGCTGGTGTGCGCGTTTCTCGTGCGGCGGCGGCAGGCCTGGTTCGGGCTGACGCCGTGGGCCGTGTGCCTGACCGTCGGCTCGCTGGCCGTGATCGCGATCAGCACGCTCAGCCCCCGCACCGGCGACATCACCCCCGGCCGTCTGCAGCTGGAGCCCCTGGCCACCCTGCGGGTGTATCGGTACCACCCGGCCGACCTGCTCATGTTCGTGGGCGGCAACGTGCTGATGTTCGTGCCCCTGGGCCTGTTCCTGTACCTGGCGGTGCGGCGCTCGGTGCTGCTGTGCGCCGTCGCCACCACGCTGGTCTCGGTCGGCGTGGAGGTGCTGCAGCTGGGGATCTGGACCCGTTCCACCGACATCGACGACGTCATCACGAACGGGTTCGGCGGGTTGCTCGGGGTGCTGCTGGGCGCGGTCCTCGTGCGTTTCGGCACGAGGGACGCGTCGGGGCACCCCGAGCGGTCCGGTCACCCGAGGCTCAGGCCTGCGGATGCCGTGCGTCGTAGTTCCTGA
- a CDS encoding ribosomal protein L7/L12, whose protein sequence is MSTGLSNRAKGLIVAVNVLLILVFLLWATQGGWWLLLLLPALSSGYRIYRVFRPVDPAAPVTAAARFTEPGDHRVVLQVAGPSPILVIREIRRTTGLGLMAAKQLVEEAPVIVRENLSEASAALVADHLTKAGARALAAPIGEQ, encoded by the coding sequence GTGAGCACCGGCTTGAGTAACCGGGCCAAGGGCCTGATCGTCGCCGTCAACGTCCTGCTCATCCTCGTCTTCCTGCTCTGGGCGACCCAGGGCGGCTGGTGGCTGCTGCTCCTGCTCCCGGCCCTGTCGTCGGGTTACCGCATCTACCGGGTCTTCCGCCCGGTCGATCCGGCCGCCCCGGTCACCGCCGCCGCGCGGTTCACCGAGCCCGGCGACCACCGCGTCGTGCTCCAGGTCGCCGGCCCCAGCCCGATCCTGGTGATCCGCGAGATCCGCCGCACCACCGGTCTCGGCCTGATGGCCGCCAAGCAACTGGTCGAGGAGGCTCCCGTGATCGTCCGGGAGAACCTCAGCGAAGCCAGCGCCGCACTGGTCGCCGACCACCTCACCAAGGCCGGGGCCCGAGCCCTGGCCGCACCCATCGGAGAACAGTGA